ACTTGAGGTTTAGAGCTTGCCTTTGGGTAACTGGCCATTAAAAAGAGATTACTGAAGACATAATTACAGTGCTTAAATGTCCCTTTATGGGTGCAGAGCATCATTGCCTATACTTTGGGGGATTACAGATCCAGCTCTCCTGCTGTATTTAGTGTAGGCAAACTCAGTTTCAAATTCTTCAGTCCTGACAAGTTGGCCAAGTATTATAACACTTAGCGGAGGGATATAATTTAAACTGCCTGCTCAGCAACTCAAAAAACAGACCAACATCCTTCTTGGGAATATGTGCATCAACCCTTGGCTGGCAGTGGTCCTGTCGACCTGTGGCACGCAGCATAGCCTAGCAATGAAGGCAAGTAAGGACTCTTGGACTGACGTACGTGCTTTGCCTCCCCTCAGGTGCCCCTGTTCTCCCTTGAGCCCTCCTGGCTCTAAATACAGAGACAGGCCAGTCAAGAAGCAAGGTGAGCGCAGGGCTGGAAGAGCTGTCAGCATCCTGTAACTCTGCTTAGGCTGACAGTTTTGTCCGTGCCTCCCTGCAAGCTAACCTTTTCCGATGCAGTTAAATCCTTTGAGCGTAAATGCAGCAGTTTGTCAGCCAAAGATTAGGGTGTTGGCGCAAAGTGTTGGATctggagataaaaaaaatcGAGGTTTCTTCCTGGCCCCAAAGCCTGACTCATAAACAGCGAGaactgagctgcagcagctcagaagGAGTTGATGAAGTTCAGATACGCATTCAGGAAGCCTGTCGGATCCTCCAGCTGTGGATAGTGGCTAATGTGGTCGTCCAGCACAGACACCGTGGACATGGGAAGCACCTTCCTGTTGGAAGAATGCAGCAAGGCTTAAGCAGAGGAACTACAGCTCGGCCCACAGCCAGCCAGATGCTGCCGGTGAGGAGGACAGTACCCTCTTGCACCGTTAGAATTCTGCCCATAACATGGTTTTGGGACAAAAAAAGCCTGTAGCAGCTACAGTTGACCACTCTTCCAAGCGCTGGATTTACTTCAGGTTAGTTTGGAGGAGAAGACTGCCTCAGTCTGatgtggttttaaaatgcatgattGATTTGACTGAGAATTGTGACTTTGATGCCTAAAATGGGGAAGCAGTttccaaactgcggaaggctCCGACTGAATCACCTGGCTGTGCAGGTTACAGGTGGGAATTAAAAACAGCCTCGATGAAAAGGGAATGGAAGGAAAAGTCTGAGACAAAAATCTCCCTCGAAATGAAACCCCAGTTGCGTATTCCCGCTTTGTGGCAGCATTGTCTTACTTGTAAAGCTGAAGAAACTCTGGGTGCGGATTCACAGGGTCCAGGGGCCCATAGATTAGATGCACTGCAAGAGAGAAGCACAGACAGAGCTTTTAAACCCAAGGACATCCCTAAACTCAGCCAAGGAGGCCTGTTGCAGACATGTTGCCCCCTCGCACGGAGCTTGGGAAGCTTTCAGCGGAGCACTGAGCAAAGCGGCTGCCAAAAGGGCTCCTGCTTCTCTGCCCTAGGGTCAAGTTCAGCCTCCAAACCTCTTCCTGCAAACACCAAACCTTTCCTTGACTGGTTGCAATTTCTCTTGAGCTTGAAAAGCACCTCGGCTTCCCTGGGGCAGCGGCTGGAGAAACCAGAGGCTGTGAACCAGCCTCTAAAGGAAAGTTACCTCTGCTCAGTGGAACaaattcttcttcctcttaCCTTAAGAAGCTCACAGCTCTCCGCTGTAACCGAGCCTTAAACTGGAGCAGGGAGGTTTGTGACGCTATCCCCCCCCCGCACAAACCAGATTTAAACCATGTCGTCCTCATCCGAATAACAAGAAGCTCCAGTGATTAGTGGAAGGAGCCAGCACCGCGCTCCAGTGCCTGCAGGCGAGAGGGGCGATTCCCAACATCCCGACCAGTAAATCCAAGAAAACACATTCCTACTCACATGGGACAGAGGTGGACATCAAAGCCCCAACCCAGCGGTCTCTGTGCTTCTTTCTCTGGTTTATGTACTGCAAAATACTGAAGAGAAACCTGTTGTTATGCAGCGGACGGTGCCTCGAGGTGCTGCACAGCCTGGAAATTGCTCTCGGGGTAATGTACACCTGTGCAATGAGACGGAGGTGGAACCTGCATCTCCCACGGACCACCCTCCTTGGGGCAGCAGCAACACAAAATCAGTCTGCTGACCATCCCTGAGCTTAGtgacttggttttttttttttatttatttagacaGTCAGCAAATAAAAGTGCAAATGAGGTTGGGACACTGACTCCAGGTCTCGCCCTAAGTGCAGAGTCCAGTTCAGAGTCCTGCTGGAGGATAACCCGAGTTCATTTATGAAGGGAGAAACAGCTTGCAGTCTGGGGAGACGGGAGGATAAGGTTTGAATCCTTCCCAGCTGAGACGGAAGCAAATTTGGGTCCTCTGCTCCCAAATGCCACTGCCTTGGAAAAGGGGGTGAACCATCGTAACCTTTGTGCCAGGCGGTGCAAGTAAGTGACAgcgggctgcaggcagctggcaaAGGAGCACCGAAAGCTTGGTTGCCCCCAAGCCCCCTTAACAAACTCCATGCTGCTTCGCTTTGGGCAGCAGGGCAAAAAGTGGGTTTGCCATCGGATCTTACAAAATGCCGGGGCAGAAATCAGTCTGCTGAAAGCCAACGCCGAGGCAGCCCCGTCTGAGCGCTCCCGTGCACGGATCACAGGCATTGCAGCGGCTCTGAAACCATTTCAGTGCCCCACAGAAGAGGAGTCAGCGCTGAACCGCTGAGCGTGCAGGAATGCAGGAGAAGATAAATTGCACTGGTCAGGTCTTACAGTGAAAGTCGGAATTGCTAACAGCTCCTCAGCCTGTCTCGTCACCCCAGCCCGCAACTCGGGGTGACTCCGTGCTTCAGCACAGCTCTTAGGGGCTGAGGCTCACAATTTAAACGTCAGGTTCAAGTCAGTTGGGTTATAAAAAGCCTTGCAAGAACGGGAAGCTACACCAAATAAATGTACTGATACTCTGACACATGACATTTAAGGGGCTGGAGATATTTTGGCACTGAGCTTCCCATAACGGCTGCGCTTCTGACAAAGGTGACGTTGCAAAAATTTGCCACGACGGGCCTTGCCAAGTGGGCAGTGCATCAGGTGGTGTACCCATTGCTGGGCTTGGGCGAGTATCCCTCGTTATAAAAGGCAATTAGTGAGTGCCCTTTGGAGAGGCTCAGCTATTTGGTCTGGAGATTGTCCCCAGCgggaggagagaggagtttGCACGCTGGGGGAGAAGGACACACGCAGGCCCCACTGAACGGGGATACTGAACTCACAACTACCAGCCTGAGGTCCTTCCAAAAGTCCCGAACTGGAGAAAACCAGATTTAGCTCCAGTTGTtaacaaaaacccacaaattcaAGCCCTTAActtgtaaagaagaaaaaaaaaaacccacgttCTACATCTCCAGCGTTGTCCTTCTCCCACCATGTGCAGGCTCAGATCCTCCTGACTCCAGACTTCATTTACCTGCCTTGCATCATCCCAGCAAGAATCCCTGCTCCTACATCACACCCCAGCTCTTTTTTGGGGTGCAATGATGATCTGAGGCCCcaacagaagcagctggagGCTCTGGAGAGCCAGTGTCAAGGGACCTGGCCGAGCTCCGGTAACTTCCGAGCCGCTGCATGGCTCTGCCTGCAACCAGAGGGACGCCGCGGGTGTAAAACTAATCTCCATGCAGCAATTAATGGTGACGTACCTGTCAACAACGAGATTACCGTCGTTGGTCCGCACCGCCGTCCACATATCCCAGTACTCTGCCTGCGAAGGCTGCGTGTAGGGCCCGAAGACCGCCccaagcctggaaaaaaaagagttcagaGCAGCACGGCACCAGCTGTGTTAGCATGCGACTCAAAAACTAGCCGATGGCAAAAAAACAGTCGAGCGCTTCCAGCTTCCACTGCGAAACACGTGGGTGCAAGCGCAGCACTGCAAATCGTCCCCCAAAGGCACCCAGTGTTGGACTTAGCGGCCAGTCTAAAgggctttttggaaaaaaagagggtttgCAACATctgataaaaatatatatctgaTTGCGCACCGTATGCAGAGTGTGGTTAGGGTTTTCATTGCCTCTGCAACGCACATGAGTCCAATACTCATGGGAGAGAAGGATTTCAGCGTACAGTGAAAAGCCGTCTGGTTTATTATTAGGCTGAAGCGCTTTGCCAACCTGGAGAGGGAATGGCCCAGAAGATCAAGGTCATTCAAATCCAGGGGGAAATCTCTCCTGCGACACTGCTGGGGGATCTGCTCACCTGCCAAATACCCGCTACACTAATTCCTACGTTGGCCCCCTCCCCGCTTGGCTCGCGTCCCCCGTACGGACTGTGCCCAGCGGCACGGAGACCCCACTCACcctctggagaagaaaaagaagttcatCAGCCGCGTGATGACGGGGGAGAGCAAACCCCCATCCTTGAGGATCTtgggcagaagggaaaaaaggagacagcACTACTCGGTATCGTACAGATGGGGAAATCCTGCCTCCTCGGAGGGCTTCTCCCTCAGCTCCCCATATTAGTTGGGACACTCGGATGCGACGAGCCGCATCCTGACAGCCCCTGCCTTTCCCCGCCACCTCTAACGATGCCTGCGAGCAGCTCAGGTGCCATTACCCAAGCGGGAAAAGCAGCAGGCATCTGAGCCAGGTAAAACCCCAGACTCACGGAGTCCGACTTCTGCTTGAGGGGCGATTCAGTAGGACTAGAGGGGGTAGCAGCTCACCTTCTGGATGAACCGGGGGTAGTGCGTTTCGGGGAAAATCCCTGGAAGGACGTCAGAGAACAGAGTTGTAACGCTACAAGTGTTTTGCTCTCCATCTCCCAGTTTCTCCCCTTCTTCACGGTGCCATGAAAGGTGGCACAGGCAGCCCGAGGACTGACGCTCCCGGTTAATTACAGCACCTTAATTGCAATTTGCTTGGAGTTCGGGTGGTGCTTTCCCTAGGGTGATGGAGACGGGAAGGCCATCCCATCCCATGGATCCCCATCCCTCCCAGTCCACCCATCCCACCACGTGGGGCAAACCTTACCTCCATTGGATAAACATAGGCTGTTGATCAAGATGCTTCCAGTTTTATTGTGCTCATACCTGGggacagaagagaagaaggtGAAAGACAACTAGACCTCTCCAGGCTCCAAGAAGTGACGGACCAGCAAGTCAAATTAACAGCGTCAGATCATCTCTGCTCCCCTGCTGTCCCTGGCTTGATAAGAAGGAGCTCAGGAGGGCAGTTAAACATCCTGGCAGCTGGGATTTGATGGATGGGAGCCTCAGATCTGCCCACCATGGATGTGCCCTGAGACCTCCCAGCCTTCGTTACAGCTGTAGGTACAGGGGAAAGGGGGTTCTACGCTATGTCCTTCCACTTATCTGTTGGAAATCGTCTTGATGGGGACAACAAAGAGCAGCATCAGTGGTTGCAGTGACCTGTGCAGCAGCTCCTGTGCGACCGTATCCCCGTAATCGTGGGACAGGAGATTAATCCTCTGGTGGTGGAGGCCGAGGTGACGCACCAGTCCCTCGACGATACTGGCTTGCTCAAAGATGGAGTAGTGGTGGGGCCTCTGCGAAGcaaagcaggagaggagccaCAGTGAGAGCCTGACCCACCGTGAGCCCACAAACTCCAGAATAAACACCCAAATGGAGGAATATGGGGTGGAGACCAGCAGTTTGCGACCCCAGACAGAACAGTCGGGATGTCCTGGGCCGGTAGCTACATCCACAAGCCCAGGGGAGCACTGCCCGTGCCCCAGAGGGATCAAGGTGTGCTTTGGAGTCACGTCAAACCCAAGTAAAGGCAAGATGGTGACAGAGCCAACGTCCACCGCGGACCTTCCCCATCCCTTCTGCTATTATAATGTCTTATTCCTTTTCCAGACCTAAATGGGAGAAGAAACTGGACTGCAAATGCCAATTTTCCGGGGATGCTGGCACGGCAGAACAACCTCTGGGCCAAAAGCAACTGCAAAAATCCCCTTCCCAGGCTACTTACAGGCTTGTCACTGAAACCGAATCCTACGAAATCCAGAGCAATCACCCGGTGAAACCGCTGGGTTAGCCCTTCCCAGatctggaaagaggagaaatgcattaaaaaaacgGCTGacgggaggggagagaggaaaagtcTACGGCGATGCGCAGCCACGGACGGCCACGCTTCCCTCCGCTCCCCCAGACAGCACCTTCCAGCTCCGAGAAAACTGCAGGAGGTTGAAATTTCCCAATAAACAGCAAGACCATTCCAccaaaaaagccaagaaatagTTGTGggtcttttcctcctgctttgggCTGGAGTGCGGGAAAGGGCGACATGAAAAGAGCTTGGCTCCCGTGCAAGGTGTCGGGAGAGGAACAGGGCTGATATCCCGGAGCACGGATGTACCCCCGGCAGAAACTCCTGTGGAGCATCGCCCACCCTGCACTGACCCATCACCCGTGTCCGTCTGCTCGTCCCCGGG
Above is a genomic segment from Gymnogyps californianus isolate 813 chromosome 1, ASM1813914v2, whole genome shotgun sequence containing:
- the MEST gene encoding mesoderm-specific transcript homolog protein isoform X3; the encoded protein is MKEWWMQVGLLSVPLLAIYLHIPPPKLSPALRSWRSSGDSTGAVGSSDIIILLHGFPTSSYDWCKIWEGLTQRFHRVIALDFVGFGFSDKPRPHHYSIFEQASIVEGLVRHLGLHHQRINLLSHDYGDTVAQELLHRYEHNKTGSILINSLCLSNGGIFPETHYPRFIQKILKDGGLLSPVITRLMNFFFFSRGLGAVFGPYTQPSQAEYWDMWTAVRTNDGNLVVDSILQYINQRKKHRDRWVGALMSTSVPLHLIYGPLDPVNPHPEFLQLYKKVLPMSTVSVLDDHISHYPQLEDPTGFLNAYLNFINSF
- the MEST gene encoding mesoderm-specific transcript homolog protein isoform X1 — translated: MKEWWMQVGLLSVPLLAIYLHIPPPKLSPALRSWRSSGGYFTYKDQNIFYRDSTGAVGSSDIIILLHGFPTSSYDWCKIWEGLTQRFHRVIALDFVGFGFSDKPRPHHYSIFEQASIVEGLVRHLGLHHQRINLLSHDYGDTVAQELLHRYEHNKTGSILINSLCLSNGGIFPETHYPRFIQKILKDGGLLSPVITRLMNFFFFSRGILQYINQRKKHRDRWVGALMSTSVPLHLIYGPLDPVNPHPEFLQLYKKVLPMSTVSVLDDHISHYPQLEDPTGFLNAYLNFINSF
- the MEST gene encoding mesoderm-specific transcript homolog protein isoform X2 — encoded protein: MKEWWMQVGLLSVPLLAIYLHIPPPKLSPALRSWRSSGGYFTYKDQNIFYRDSTGAVGSSDIIILLHGFPTSSYDWCKIWEGLTQRFHRVIALDFVGFGFSDKPRPHHYSIFEQASIVEGLVRHLGLHHQRINLLSHDYGDTVAQELLHRYEHNKTGSILINSLCLSNGGIFPETHYPRFIQKILKDGGLLSPVITRLMNFFFFSRGLGAVFGPYTQPSQAEYWDMWTAVRTNDGNLVVDSILQYINQRKKHRDRWVGALMSTSVPLHLIYGPLDPVNPHPEFLQLYKKVLPMSTVSVLDDHISHYPQLEDPTGFLNAYLNFINSF